One window from the genome of Pseudomonas fluorescens encodes:
- the queD gene encoding 6-carboxytetrahydropterin synthase QueD, with protein sequence MEIFKEFTFESAHRLPHVPEGHKCGRLHGHSFKVAIHLSGDIDPHTGWIRDFSEIKAIFKPLYERLDHNYLNDIPGLENPTSEVLAKWIWNELKPLLPELSAIRIHETCTSGCIYHGE encoded by the coding sequence GTGGAAATCTTCAAAGAGTTTACCTTCGAATCCGCCCACCGCCTGCCCCACGTGCCGGAAGGCCACAAGTGCGGCCGCCTTCATGGCCACTCGTTCAAGGTGGCGATCCACCTGAGCGGCGATATCGACCCGCACACCGGCTGGATTCGCGACTTCTCGGAGATCAAGGCGATCTTCAAGCCCCTCTACGAGCGTCTGGACCACAACTACCTCAACGACATCCCTGGCCTGGAAAACCCCACCAGCGAAGTGTTGGCCAAGTGGATCTGGAACGAGTTGAAGCCGTTGCTGCCGGAGCTCAGTGCCATCCGCATCCACGAGACCTGCACCAGCGGTTGCATCTACCACGGCGAATAA
- a CDS encoding TonB-dependent siderophore receptor, translating to MKTTAKNNNRTHVRWLPLALTLAVSAAVPQAFADQAATAIHIQAQPLGQALTQLAQQTALQVFFSAESVAGKQAPAVDGNLSPEAALRQLLQGSGLQYQIDKGSVTVSPAPSASNAGPLELGATEIQVVGDWLGDANAEVVQNHPGARTVIRRQAMLEQGAMNLGDVLRRVPGVQVQDANGTGGSDISLNVGVRGLTSRLSPRSTVLIDGVPAAFAPYGQPQLSMAPIALGNLDSIDVVRGAGSVRYGPQNVGGVINFVTRAIPQKATGEIGTTLETSQRGGWKHIDTAFLGGTADNGLGVALLYSGVNGNGYRQSNNGNDIDDVILKTHWAPTDVDDFSLNFHYYDAKADMPGGLTQAQYDADPYQSDRDWDNFSGRRKDVSFKWIREINERTRAEVLTYYSDSYRGSTIASRDQRNLVSYPRTYYTFGIEPRVSHVFDLGPTTQEASVGYRYLKEGMHEEASRLALRNNEPVVRPGADGHVYQDRTGGTEAHAVYIDDKIDVGQWTITPGIRFESISTEWHDRPVLDTAGRPVQEKRRSIDSNEPLPALSVMYHLSDAWKLFANYETSFGSLQYFQLGQGGDGNNTANGLSPEKAKTYEIGTRYNDDVWGGEVTLFYIDFDDELQYISNDVGWTNMGATKHQGLEASVHYDMAALDPRLEGLTANAGFTYTRATYEGEIPSFKGRDLPFYSRQVANLGLRYEVNRWTYNLDAFAQSKQRSPGNNVNADGSFSGDYITDGTADGQYGDMPGYVLWNVRAGYAFGAQLSNLKVGAGVKNLFDHQYYTRSSDNNSGIYVGAPRTFFVQASVGF from the coding sequence GTGAAAACAACCGCCAAAAACAACAACCGTACCCACGTGCGCTGGCTGCCCCTGGCCCTGACCCTGGCGGTCAGCGCCGCTGTGCCCCAGGCGTTCGCCGATCAGGCCGCCACCGCTATTCACATCCAGGCGCAACCGTTGGGGCAAGCCTTGACCCAGCTCGCCCAGCAGACCGCGTTGCAGGTGTTCTTCAGCGCCGAATCGGTGGCCGGCAAACAAGCGCCGGCGGTGGACGGCAACTTGTCCCCGGAAGCGGCCTTGCGCCAATTGCTGCAGGGCAGCGGCCTGCAGTACCAGATCGATAAGGGTTCGGTGACCGTGTCGCCAGCACCTTCGGCGTCCAACGCCGGCCCGCTGGAGCTGGGGGCGACTGAAATCCAGGTGGTCGGTGACTGGCTCGGCGATGCCAACGCCGAAGTGGTGCAGAACCACCCCGGTGCGCGTACGGTGATCCGCCGCCAAGCGATGTTGGAGCAGGGCGCCATGAACCTCGGCGACGTGCTGCGGCGGGTGCCGGGGGTGCAGGTGCAAGACGCCAACGGCACCGGCGGCAGCGATATTTCCCTGAACGTCGGCGTACGTGGCCTGACCTCGCGCTTGTCGCCGCGCTCCACGGTGTTGATCGACGGCGTACCGGCAGCGTTCGCGCCCTATGGCCAGCCGCAACTGTCCATGGCGCCGATTGCCCTGGGCAACCTGGACAGCATCGACGTGGTGCGTGGCGCAGGCTCGGTGCGCTACGGGCCGCAGAACGTTGGTGGGGTGATCAATTTCGTGACCCGTGCCATTCCGCAGAAAGCCACCGGTGAAATCGGCACCACCCTGGAAACCTCCCAGCGCGGCGGCTGGAAGCACATCGACACGGCCTTCCTTGGCGGCACCGCTGACAACGGCCTGGGCGTGGCACTGTTGTATTCGGGCGTCAACGGTAACGGGTATCGCCAGAGCAACAACGGCAACGACATCGACGACGTGATTCTCAAGACCCATTGGGCGCCGACCGATGTCGACGACTTCTCGCTGAATTTCCACTACTACGACGCCAAGGCCGACATGCCCGGCGGCCTGACCCAGGCCCAGTACGACGCGGACCCGTACCAGTCCGACCGCGACTGGGACAACTTCAGTGGCCGGCGCAAGGATGTGTCGTTCAAGTGGATCCGCGAGATCAATGAGCGCACCCGGGCCGAAGTGCTGACCTATTACTCCGACAGCTACCGGGGCAGCACCATCGCCTCCCGGGACCAGCGCAACCTGGTGTCCTACCCGCGCACCTATTACACCTTCGGCATCGAACCCCGGGTGTCCCACGTGTTCGACCTGGGCCCCACCACCCAGGAAGCCAGTGTCGGTTATCGTTACCTCAAGGAAGGCATGCACGAAGAGGCCAGCCGCCTGGCGTTGCGTAATAACGAACCGGTGGTGCGTCCGGGGGCCGATGGCCACGTCTACCAGGACCGTACCGGCGGCACTGAAGCCCACGCGGTGTATATCGATGACAAGATCGATGTCGGCCAGTGGACCATCACCCCGGGCATCCGCTTCGAAAGCATCAGCACCGAATGGCACGACCGCCCGGTACTCGACACCGCCGGCCGCCCCGTGCAGGAGAAACGTCGCAGCATCGACAGCAACGAACCGCTGCCGGCCCTGAGTGTGATGTATCACCTGTCCGATGCCTGGAAGCTGTTCGCCAACTACGAGACCTCGTTCGGCAGCCTGCAATACTTCCAGCTCGGCCAGGGCGGCGACGGCAACAACACCGCCAATGGCCTGAGCCCGGAGAAAGCCAAGACCTACGAGATCGGCACGCGTTACAACGATGACGTGTGGGGCGGGGAAGTGACGCTGTTCTACATCGACTTCGACGACGAACTGCAATACATCAGCAACGACGTGGGTTGGACCAACATGGGCGCGACCAAGCACCAGGGGCTGGAGGCTTCGGTGCACTACGACATGGCTGCGCTCGACCCACGCCTCGAAGGCCTCACCGCCAACGCCGGTTTCACCTACACCCGCGCGACTTACGAAGGCGAGATCCCGAGCTTCAAGGGCCGCGACCTGCCGTTCTATTCCCGCCAGGTGGCCAACCTGGGCCTGCGTTACGAGGTCAATCGCTGGACCTACAACCTCGACGCCTTTGCCCAGTCCAAGCAGCGCTCACCGGGCAACAACGTGAACGCCGATGGCAGCTTCAGCGGCGACTACATCACCGATGGCACCGCCGATGGGCAGTACGGCGACATGCCGGGCTACGTGCTCTGGAACGTGCGCGCCGGCTATGCTTTCGGTGCACAGCTGTCGAACCTGAAAGTCGGCGCCGGGGTGAAAAACCTGTTCGATCACCAGTACTACACCCGTTCCAGCGACAACAACTCGGGCATTTACGTCGGCGCACCGCGTACGTTCTTTGTGCAGGCGAGTGTGGGGTTCTGA
- the codB gene encoding cytosine permease gives MTQNDPGNDYPLSEVPLHARKGLASTAMVLLGFTFFTATMFAGGKLGVAFGFAEMLTVIVIGNLLLGLYAAGLGYIAFKSGLNSVLMGRFCFGEVGSKLSDLILGFTQIGWYAWGTATAAVVLGKYFELSESTVLGLMVLFGLGFCATAYVGYRGLEILSYIAVPAMMLLLMLSMWVATVKVGGFEGLLAVVPTSSLDWSTAITLVFGTFVSGATQATNWTRFSRSAKVAVLASLIGFFLGNGLMVLIGAYGAIVYQQPDVVEVLLLQGFAMAAMAMLLLNIWSTQDNTIYNFAVAGCNLLRTRRRKTVTLCGAVIGTLLALLGMYDLLVPYLILLGTVIPPIGGVIMADFFFRWRGRYPRLAEARLPAFNWPGLFAYGLGTVAAFNSPWVAPLVGIATGALTYVLLIGVMGIRTADAPLQDL, from the coding sequence ATGACTCAGAACGATCCAGGCAATGACTATCCCCTGAGCGAAGTCCCGCTGCACGCTCGCAAGGGCCTGGCCTCCACGGCCATGGTGCTGCTGGGTTTCACCTTTTTCACCGCCACGATGTTTGCCGGTGGCAAGCTGGGGGTGGCGTTCGGTTTTGCCGAGATGCTCACCGTGATTGTGATTGGCAACCTGCTGCTGGGCCTCTATGCCGCCGGCCTGGGTTACATCGCTTTCAAGAGCGGGCTCAATTCGGTGTTGATGGGGCGTTTCTGTTTCGGCGAGGTGGGCAGCAAGCTCAGTGACTTGATCCTCGGGTTCACCCAGATCGGCTGGTACGCCTGGGGCACGGCGACCGCCGCCGTGGTGCTGGGCAAGTATTTCGAATTGAGCGAGAGCACCGTGCTCGGGTTGATGGTGCTGTTCGGCCTGGGGTTCTGCGCCACCGCCTACGTCGGTTATCGCGGGCTGGAAATCCTTTCGTACATCGCCGTACCAGCCATGATGTTGCTGCTGATGCTGTCGATGTGGGTGGCGACGGTGAAGGTCGGCGGCTTCGAAGGCTTGCTGGCGGTGGTGCCTACGAGCAGCCTCGATTGGTCCACCGCCATCACGCTGGTGTTCGGCACCTTCGTCAGCGGCGCGACCCAGGCCACCAATTGGACGCGGTTCTCCCGCTCGGCGAAGGTCGCGGTGCTGGCGAGCCTGATCGGCTTCTTCCTGGGCAACGGCCTGATGGTGCTGATCGGTGCCTACGGGGCCATCGTCTATCAGCAACCGGACGTAGTCGAAGTGTTGCTGCTGCAGGGCTTCGCCATGGCGGCGATGGCGATGCTGTTGCTCAACATCTGGAGCACCCAGGACAACACCATCTACAACTTCGCCGTGGCCGGTTGCAACCTGCTGCGCACCCGCCGGCGCAAGACCGTGACCCTCTGCGGCGCGGTGATCGGCACACTGCTGGCCCTGTTGGGTATGTACGATCTGCTGGTGCCATACCTGATTCTGCTGGGCACCGTCATCCCACCGATTGGCGGGGTGATCATGGCCGATTTCTTCTTCCGCTGGCGCGGCCGTTATCCACGCCTGGCCGAAGCCCGGTTGCCGGCGTTCAACTGGCCTGGGCTGTTCGCCTATGGGCTCGGCACGGTCGCCGCGTTCAATTCGCCGTGGGTCGCGCCACTGGTAGGAATCGCCACCGGCGCGCTAACGTATGTGCTATTGATCGGCGTAATGGGTATTCGCACCGCTGACGCACCTCTACAAGACCTATAA
- the codA gene encoding cytosine deaminase: MHIINARLRNREGLHELHLENGLIANIARQTEAPSLGPEDLDAGGNLVVPPFVEPHIHLDATLTAGEPRWNMSGTLFEGIECWGERKATITQEDTSTRAKKTIQTLAAHGIQHVRTHVDVTDPELTALKAMLEVREQSRHLIDMQIVAFPQEGIESYRNGRELMEEAIRMGADVVGGIPHFEYTRDQGVSSVKFLMDLAERTGCLVDVHCDETDDPHSRFLEVLAEEARSRDMGARVTASHTTAMGSYDNAYCAKLFRLLGHSGISFVSCPTESIHLQGRFDTFPKRRGVTRVNELLEAGMNVCFGQDSIVDPWYPLGNGNILRVLEAGLHICHMLGYRNLQSALDLVTDNSAKAMALGERYGLEPGRPANLLILSADSDYEVIRSQGLPLYSIRNGEVLMKRQMPVVEFAQQTG; encoded by the coding sequence ATGCACATCATCAACGCCCGCCTGCGCAACCGCGAAGGCTTGCATGAACTGCACCTGGAAAACGGCCTGATCGCCAACATCGCCCGTCAGACCGAAGCCCCCAGCCTGGGCCCGGAAGACCTCGATGCCGGCGGCAACCTGGTGGTCCCACCCTTCGTCGAACCACACATCCACCTGGACGCCACCCTCACCGCCGGCGAACCGCGCTGGAACATGAGCGGCACGCTGTTCGAAGGCATCGAGTGCTGGGGCGAACGCAAGGCCACCATCACCCAGGAAGACACCAGCACCCGCGCCAAGAAAACCATCCAGACCCTCGCCGCCCATGGCATCCAGCATGTGCGCACCCACGTCGACGTGACCGACCCCGAACTCACGGCCCTCAAGGCCATGCTGGAAGTGCGCGAGCAAAGCCGTCACCTGATCGACATGCAGATCGTCGCGTTTCCCCAGGAAGGCATCGAGTCCTACCGCAATGGCCGCGAACTGATGGAAGAGGCGATCCGCATGGGCGCCGACGTGGTGGGCGGCATTCCCCACTTCGAGTACACCCGCGACCAGGGCGTCAGCTCGGTGAAATTCCTCATGGACCTGGCCGAACGCACCGGCTGCCTGGTGGATGTGCATTGCGACGAAACCGACGACCCGCATTCGCGCTTTCTCGAAGTGCTCGCCGAAGAAGCCCGCAGCCGTGACATGGGCGCCCGCGTCACCGCCAGCCACACCACGGCCATGGGTTCCTACGACAACGCCTACTGCGCCAAGCTGTTCCGCCTGCTCGGGCACTCGGGCATCAGTTTTGTCTCTTGCCCCACCGAAAGCATTCACCTGCAGGGGCGTTTCGACACCTTTCCCAAACGCCGTGGGGTCACTCGGGTCAATGAGCTGCTCGAAGCCGGGATGAACGTGTGCTTCGGCCAGGACTCCATCGTCGACCCGTGGTATCCCCTGGGCAACGGCAACATCCTGCGTGTGCTCGAAGCCGGGCTGCATATCTGCCACATGCTCGGCTACCGCAACCTGCAAAGCGCCCTGGACCTGGTCACCGACAACAGCGCCAAGGCCATGGCCCTGGGCGAGCGCTACGGGCTGGAACCCGGCCGCCCGGCGAACCTGCTGATCCTGTCGGCGGACAGCGACTACGAAGTGATCCGCAGCCAGGGCTTGCCGCTCTACTCGATTCGCAATGGCGAAGTGCTGATGAAGCGGCAGATGCCGGTGGTGGAGTTTGCGCAGCAGACAGGCTGA
- a CDS encoding diaminopimelate epimerase: MAPFYDARGNIYGVVSPQQARDHGIDLPPSAVQAAQTRESWAAAAVHAFCARAPGEAPPDAKAHRSDGLLIGPFQSEPPFDLLIVNTDGTLAERSGNGLTIFSQALQEQGLMAGTGDCLLQVHHDKSDGLSPLQTSVRAAEFEGTQGFWLDLGKPLFGPGAVGAQDVERVMFNQCDVSRVAALERLNPAWGNSQFVNIGNPHCVTLVDGAEALPSNSQMRAAALSQSLVRIAYAAPGGAGLPCPAGVNLQWARLAAEGRIAARVFERGEGPTASSGTSASAVASAAWRVGWVKAGVVRVVMPGGTAPILLEEAAGELVRVRLFGAARLVP, from the coding sequence ATGGCACCGTTCTACGACGCACGCGGCAATATCTATGGAGTCGTTTCACCGCAGCAGGCCCGTGACCATGGCATCGATCTGCCTCCGTCGGCCGTCCAGGCCGCGCAGACCCGCGAGTCCTGGGCAGCGGCGGCCGTGCACGCGTTCTGCGCCAGGGCGCCGGGTGAGGCGCCGCCGGATGCCAAGGCTCATCGCAGTGATGGGTTGCTGATTGGCCCGTTCCAGAGTGAACCGCCCTTTGATCTATTGATCGTCAATACCGACGGGACACTGGCCGAGCGCAGCGGCAATGGCCTGACGATTTTCTCCCAGGCCTTGCAAGAGCAGGGCTTGATGGCGGGGACGGGTGATTGCTTGCTGCAGGTTCATCACGATAAATCCGACGGTTTGTCACCGCTGCAAACCTCGGTTCGCGCTGCTGAATTCGAAGGCACCCAAGGCTTCTGGCTGGACCTGGGCAAACCGCTGTTCGGGCCCGGGGCCGTCGGTGCCCAGGACGTCGAGCGTGTGATGTTCAACCAGTGCGATGTCAGCCGTGTGGCGGCGCTTGAACGGTTGAACCCGGCCTGGGGCAACAGCCAATTCGTGAACATTGGCAACCCCCATTGCGTGACGCTGGTGGACGGTGCCGAGGCGTTGCCGAGCAATTCGCAGATGCGCGCTGCGGCGCTGTCGCAAAGCCTGGTTCGCATCGCCTATGCCGCCCCGGGTGGCGCCGGGCTGCCGTGCCCCGCCGGGGTGAATCTGCAATGGGCCCGCCTGGCAGCCGAAGGGCGAATCGCGGCGCGGGTGTTTGAGCGCGGCGAAGGCCCTACCGCGTCTTCGGGTACCAGTGCCAGTGCCGTGGCCAGTGCTGCGTGGCGGGTGGGCTGGGTGAAGGCGGGCGTGGTGAGGGTGGTGATGCCCGGCGGCACGGCGCCGATTTTGCTGGAAGAAGCGGCGGGCGAGTTGGTGCGGGTCAGGTTGTTCGGTGCGGCGCGGCTTGTGCCGTAG
- a CDS encoding carboxymuconolactone decarboxylase family protein, producing MKSKHPSSPMAELYSEGRKHFIELVPDGGARLDALFHTAPALGELAVGVVYGHLQSRPGLDSRLREAATLAAIVAASTVGPPLSVHFRTGAASGLAPGEIVELVVQASAFTGFPRAVSAADQLNRLFEEAGLVSPPPPTPREVTLAFCESVRKGRPPIPVSPEIKRLLRQARRFSAQATSARNVIVECFDEQQVFPIALIYFDVEADRVVSIRLYKAQ from the coding sequence ATGAAGAGTAAACATCCCTCCAGTCCCATGGCCGAGCTCTACAGCGAAGGCCGAAAACATTTCATCGAGCTGGTGCCGGACGGTGGCGCACGACTCGACGCGCTGTTCCATACCGCACCGGCGCTCGGCGAGTTGGCGGTCGGCGTCGTCTACGGTCATTTGCAGAGTCGCCCCGGCCTTGACTCGCGCTTGCGCGAAGCCGCGACGCTGGCAGCCATCGTCGCGGCCAGCACGGTGGGGCCGCCCTTGAGCGTACATTTCAGGACCGGCGCGGCGTCCGGCCTGGCGCCAGGAGAAATCGTCGAGCTGGTCGTGCAAGCTTCGGCGTTCACCGGTTTCCCTAGAGCTGTCTCCGCGGCCGATCAACTCAATCGGCTGTTCGAAGAAGCGGGCCTTGTCTCACCCCCACCACCAACGCCACGAGAAGTGACGCTGGCGTTTTGCGAAAGCGTGCGCAAGGGCCGCCCGCCCATCCCGGTCTCCCCCGAAATCAAGCGATTGTTGCGCCAGGCCCGACGCTTCTCGGCCCAGGCAACGTCAGCCCGAAACGTGATCGTTGAGTGCTTCGATGAGCAACAGGTATTCCCCATCGCTCTTATTTATTTTGATGTGGAGGCAGACCGGGTGGTGAGCATCAGGCTGTACAAGGCCCAGTGA
- a CDS encoding PepSY domain-containing protein, whose product MNRLTAFFIATLMALGTSLAQARDLDADEARKLQDAGTILSFEKLNAKALAKHPGSTVTDTELEEEYGKYLYKVDLRDAKGVEWDLELDAVNGEVLKNHQDT is encoded by the coding sequence ATGAACCGCCTGACTGCCTTTTTCATCGCGACCCTTATGGCCCTAGGTACAAGCCTGGCTCAGGCACGAGACCTGGACGCGGACGAAGCCCGCAAACTGCAAGACGCTGGTACCATCCTGTCCTTTGAAAAACTCAACGCCAAGGCCCTGGCCAAACATCCCGGTTCCACCGTAACCGACACCGAGCTGGAGGAAGAGTACGGCAAGTACCTCTACAAGGTGGATTTGCGCGATGCCAAGGGCGTCGAGTGGGACCTGGAATTGGATGCCGTCAACGGCGAGGTACTCAAGAATCATCAGGATACGTAA
- a CDS encoding response regulator transcription factor, translating into MRLLLVEDHVPLADELMAGLARQGYAVDWLADGRDAVYQGSSEPYDLIILDLGLPGVPGLDVLAQWRAGGLATPVLILTARGSWAERIEGLKAGADDYLTKPFHPEELHLRIQALLRRSHGQVNQPTLKAAGLHLDESRQCVVRDGTDIQLTAAEFRLLRYFMLHPEQILSKSHLAEHLYDGETERDSNVLEVHVNHLRRKLGRSVIETRRGQGYLFGGQAQ; encoded by the coding sequence ATGCGCCTGCTTCTGGTGGAAGATCACGTGCCCCTGGCCGATGAACTGATGGCCGGGCTTGCACGCCAGGGTTACGCCGTCGACTGGCTGGCCGATGGTCGCGATGCGGTGTACCAGGGCAGCAGCGAGCCCTATGACCTGATCATCCTCGACCTCGGCCTGCCGGGCGTGCCGGGGCTCGACGTGTTGGCCCAATGGCGCGCTGGCGGGCTGGCCACGCCGGTGCTGATCCTCACCGCCCGCGGGTCCTGGGCCGAACGTATCGAGGGCCTCAAGGCCGGGGCCGACGACTACCTGACCAAACCCTTTCATCCTGAGGAGCTGCACCTGCGGATCCAGGCGCTGCTGCGCCGCTCCCATGGCCAAGTCAACCAGCCGACGCTCAAGGCTGCCGGATTGCACCTGGACGAGAGCCGCCAATGCGTGGTCCGCGACGGCACCGACATCCAGCTCACGGCGGCCGAATTTCGCCTGTTGCGTTATTTCATGCTGCATCCCGAGCAGATCCTCTCCAAAAGCCATCTCGCCGAACACCTGTACGACGGTGAGACCGAGCGCGATTCCAACGTGCTGGAAGTCCACGTCAATCACCTGCGGCGCAAGCTGGGACGCAGCGTGATCGAAACCCGCCGCGGCCAGGGTTACCTGTTCGGCGGGCAGGCGCAGTGA
- a CDS encoding MFS transporter, whose protein sequence is MTAITPPPTFVPGRLEQMSTRIAYLIAGIGIAAWAPLVPYAKVRANLDEGTLGLLLLCLGVGSILAMPISGALASRFGCRRVLSGGTLLICLALPLLATMTSLPWLVAALFLFGAGLGTVDSTVNLQAVIVERASGKTMMSGFHGMFSLGGIIGAAGVSALLGLGLSPLGATLVVNGVLLVALFKAAPHLLPYGSESSGPAFAIPHGVVLFIGILCFIVFLAEGAVLDWSAVFLTTERAVDTAYAGLGYAAFALTMTVGRLTGDSVVHRLGAKRVIIYGGSIAAAGFLLATLAPMWQAALLGYALVGAGCSNIVPVLYTAVGKQTLMPEAIAVPAITTIGYAGILAGPALIGFVAHGSSLSFAFGLIAFSLVAVAASGKVLKV, encoded by the coding sequence ATGACTGCCATCACGCCCCCGCCCACCTTTGTCCCCGGACGCCTGGAACAGATGTCCACCCGCATCGCCTACCTCATCGCCGGCATCGGCATCGCCGCCTGGGCGCCGCTGGTGCCTTATGCCAAGGTGCGGGCGAACCTGGATGAAGGCACCCTCGGCTTGCTGTTGTTATGCCTGGGGGTCGGGTCGATCCTGGCGATGCCGATTTCCGGCGCGTTGGCGTCCCGGTTCGGTTGCCGTCGGGTGCTCAGCGGCGGCACGCTTCTGATCTGCCTGGCGTTGCCGTTGCTGGCGACAATGACTTCCCTGCCCTGGTTGGTGGCGGCGTTGTTCCTGTTTGGCGCCGGGCTTGGCACCGTAGACTCGACCGTGAACCTGCAAGCGGTGATCGTCGAGCGGGCCAGTGGCAAGACCATGATGTCGGGTTTCCACGGCATGTTCAGCCTCGGCGGGATCATTGGCGCGGCCGGCGTGAGCGCCCTGCTCGGCCTGGGGCTTTCGCCGCTGGGGGCGACGCTGGTGGTCAATGGCGTGCTGCTGGTGGCGTTGTTCAAGGCGGCGCCGCACCTGTTGCCCTACGGCAGTGAAAGCTCGGGACCGGCGTTCGCCATTCCCCATGGTGTGGTGCTGTTTATTGGCATCCTCTGTTTCATCGTGTTCTTGGCCGAAGGCGCGGTGCTGGACTGGAGCGCCGTGTTCCTGACCACCGAGCGCGCCGTGGATACCGCCTATGCCGGGCTGGGTTATGCCGCCTTCGCGCTGACCATGACCGTCGGCCGCCTGACCGGCGACTCGGTGGTGCATCGCCTGGGGGCCAAACGCGTGATCATCTATGGAGGGTCGATCGCCGCCGCGGGGTTCCTGCTGGCGACCCTCGCACCGATGTGGCAAGCGGCGCTGCTGGGGTATGCGTTGGTGGGTGCCGGGTGTTCGAACATCGTGCCGGTGTTGTACACCGCCGTCGGCAAACAGACCCTGATGCCGGAAGCGATCGCCGTACCGGCCATCACCACCATCGGCTATGCCGGCATCCTCGCCGGTCCGGCGCTGATCGGCTTCGTCGCCCATGGCAGCAGCCTGAGCTTTGCGTTTGGGTTGATTGCGTTTTCGCTGGTGGCGGTTGCGGCCAGTGGCAAAGTGTTGAAGGTCTGA
- a CDS encoding alpha/beta fold hydrolase yields MTHWPLDQIYDFNGHPIRYAIHGDGPPLVFVHGTPFSSYVWHRIAPLFFATHRVHYFDLLGYGQSAQPDADVSLGVQNLLLAQLLEHWRLDCPDVVAHDFGGATALRTHLLNGKDYRSLTLIDPVALSPWGSPFVQHVRQHEAAFSGLPDYIQRAIVPTYVRGAIKRDIPDVELAPYVQPWLGEPGQAAFYRQIAQMDERYTREAEGLYPNVRCPTQILWGEDDQWIPIERGRALQRLIPGAQLHPVPNAGHLVQEDAPEAIVAAVLRFLPLSSPT; encoded by the coding sequence ATGACCCACTGGCCGCTGGATCAAATCTACGACTTCAACGGACACCCCATCCGCTACGCCATCCACGGCGATGGCCCGCCGTTGGTGTTTGTCCACGGCACGCCCTTCTCTTCCTACGTGTGGCACCGGATCGCCCCGTTGTTCTTCGCCACCCACCGGGTGCATTACTTCGACCTGCTGGGGTATGGCCAATCCGCGCAACCCGATGCCGACGTCTCTCTCGGCGTGCAAAACCTGTTGCTCGCACAATTGCTGGAGCATTGGCGCCTGGATTGCCCGGACGTGGTGGCCCATGACTTTGGCGGCGCCACCGCCCTGCGCACGCACCTGCTCAACGGCAAGGATTATCGCAGCCTGACCCTGATCGACCCCGTGGCGCTGTCGCCCTGGGGTTCGCCCTTTGTACAGCATGTCCGCCAGCATGAAGCGGCCTTCAGCGGCCTGCCCGACTACATTCAGCGGGCCATCGTGCCGACCTATGTCCGCGGCGCGATCAAACGGGACATCCCGGACGTGGAACTGGCGCCCTACGTGCAGCCGTGGCTGGGCGAACCGGGCCAGGCGGCGTTCTACCGGCAGATCGCGCAGATGGACGAACGCTACACCCGTGAAGCCGAGGGCCTGTATCCGAACGTGCGCTGCCCGACCCAGATCCTGTGGGGCGAGGATGATCAGTGGATCCCCATCGAACGCGGCCGGGCCCTGCAACGGCTGATCCCGGGGGCACAATTGCACCCCGTTCCAAACGCCGGGCACCTGGTTCAGGAGGACGCGCCGGAGGCCATTGTCGCGGCGGTGTTGCGGTTTCTGCCATTGTCCTCCCCGACCTGA
- a CDS encoding PepSY domain-containing protein → MKLNLRAHGRWALALLAFCSLAMARDLDQDEALQLRQQGVILPLEHLLQQALDLHPGAKLLEAELEEKHGVYIYEVELLDTDGVVRELDLEATTGRLLKDKED, encoded by the coding sequence ATGAAGCTTAATCTACGCGCCCATGGTCGATGGGCGCTGGCGCTGCTGGCGTTTTGTTCGCTGGCCATGGCCCGGGACCTGGATCAGGACGAGGCCCTGCAACTGCGTCAGCAGGGCGTGATCCTGCCGCTCGAGCACCTGCTGCAACAGGCGCTGGACCTGCACCCCGGCGCCAAACTGCTGGAAGCCGAGTTGGAGGAGAAACACGGCGTCTATATTTATGAGGTCGAGCTGCTGGACACCGACGGCGTCGTGCGCGAACTGGACCTGGAGGCCACGACCGGCCGCTTACTCAAAGATAAGGAAGACTGA